In Pseudopipra pipra isolate bDixPip1 chromosome 5, bDixPip1.hap1, whole genome shotgun sequence, the following proteins share a genomic window:
- the HMOX1 gene encoding heme oxygenase 1 produces METSQTHSSESMSKDLSELLKEATKEVHEQAENTPFMKNFQKGQVSLHEFKLVTASLYFIYSALEEEIERNKNNPVYAPVYFPAELHRKAALEEDLEYFYGSNWREEIPCPEATQKYVERLHYVGKNHPELLVAHAYTRYLGDLSGGQVLKKIAQKALQLPSTGEGLAFFTFDGVSNATKFKQLYRSRMNALEMDLATKKRVMEEAKKAFLLNIQVFEALQELVSKGQNGHPVQPKAELLRTRNVNKSHEHGPAHGKETERTNRKNTNLTPTTSLVRWILALSFLAMTVAVGLFAM; encoded by the exons ATGGAAACTTCCCAGACACACAGCTCCGAAAG CATGTCCAAGGACCTGTCAGAACTGTTGAAGGAAGCTACCAAGGAGGTGCATGAGCAGGCAGAGAATACACCGTTCATGAAGAATTTCCAAAAGGGGCAGGTGTCACTCCATGAGTTTAAG ctgGTTACAGCATCCTTGTACTTCAtctactctgctctggaggAAGAGATTGAACGTAACAAGAACAATCCAGTTTATGCTCCTGTGTATTTTCCGGCGGAGCTGCACCGGAAAGCTGCCCTGGAGGAAGACTTGGAGTACTTCTATGGCAGCAACTGGAGGGAAGAGATCCCATGTCCCGAGGCTACTCAGAAATATGTCGAGAGGCTCCACTACGTAGGCAAGAACCACCCAGAGCTCCTGGTGGCCCATGCCTACACCCGGTATTTGGGAGACCTATCTGGGGGGcaagtgctgaaaaaaattgcCCAAAAGGCCCTCCAGTTGCCCAGCACTGGAGAAGGGCTGGCTTTTTTCACCTTCGATGGAGTCTCCAATGCCACCAAGTTCAAGCAGCTCTATCGCTCCCGCATGAATGCTCTCGAGATGGACCTTGCCACTAAGAAAAGAGTCATGGAGGAGGCCAAGAAAGCATTCCTGCTAAATATACAG GTGTTTGAGGCGCTGCAGGAGCTGGTGTCTAAGGGCCAGAATGGCCATCCTGTGCAGCCAAAGGCAGAGCTTCTTCGCACGAGGAATGTCAACAAATCACATGAGCACG GTCCAGCACACGGGAAAGAAACTGAGAggacaaacaggaaaaacacaaacctgacacccaccacttccctggtgcGGTGGATCCTGGCACTCAGCTTCCTAGCCATGACAGTGGCTGTGGGCTTATTTGCCATGTGA